Proteins encoded within one genomic window of Cucumis sativus cultivar 9930 chromosome 3, Cucumber_9930_V3, whole genome shotgun sequence:
- the LOC101219631 gene encoding phosphoglycerate kinase, cytosolic isoform X1 — MGQLLNPPQGILFVIKAVAQDPAKLYRQNLSPYFSKYDRYHAVLMSTPARSWGAVYCKNLVNSEDHASSWWNLEAVPHVQTLGEFPREELAGKVVMVRFDSTLLLLEEMDLKTNSMKNAVFTIKYLHKSGAKVILASNWNTNSAARYLDIKSVVDYLSSVLQLKVCPVKCSSYSMMLTEEGFEKADILLLENLSVFKEEVANCSKFSKMLSLGVDIFVNDSFSQSHRILASTVGITRFCSTCLAGFNFQEGLCQLKKAAQTKRQPYVAIIGGGNLLNKLAALHVLASTCSVLVFVGMMSFQIMQALGLSVSYRLMNHGVCKEAAELIQFSLDKRVRIVYPKDFWCANVDTSKKMEIFASHDIPDGWLPVDLGPTSLDEINALLMNSKKIIWIGPVKFSDSSQSARGASRLARKLYDLSQRDCDITVVGTTACKAIMQESSTLCAYNVFENASVVWDFFKGKQLPGVLALDRAYPYEINWDAVFCDTTLPLVVDIGSGNGMFLLEMARRRKDHNFLGLEINEKLVKRCLHSVHQLEMKNGHFIATNATSTFRSIVCNYPGELVLVSIQCPNPDFNKPEHRWRMLQRSLVEAVADLLASNGKVFLQSDVEAVALRMREAFLLYGKGKLGVLQEQVGEEWLSENPFGVRSDWERHVLDRGDPMFRLMLSKSTTKSFN, encoded by the exons ATGGGCCAGCTTTTAAATCCACCTCAAGGAATTCTTTTCGTTATTAAAGCAGTTGCTCAAGATCCAGCCAAGTTATATCGTCAAAATTTGTCTCCATATTTCTCCAAATATGACAGATATCATGCTGTCTTAATGTCAACCCCAG CACGAAGTTGGGGGGCAGTCTATTGTAAGAACTTGGTGAACTCGGAG GACCATGCTTCCAGTTGGTGGAATTTAGAGGCTGTTCCACATGTACAAACTCTTGGAGAGTTTCCCAGGGAAGAACTTGCCGGAAAAGTTGTAATGGTCAGATTTGATTCAACATTACTGCTACTGGAAGAAATGGACCTAAAGACTAACTCGATGAAGAATGCAGTGTTCACCATTAAATACTTGCACAAATCTGGAGCAAAAGTAATACTTGCTAGCAACTGGAATACAAACTCTGCTGCAAGATATCTGGATATAAAGTCTGTCGTGG ATTATTTGTCCTCTGTTCTTCAACTCAAAGTTTGCCCGGTAAAGTGCAGTTCGTATAGTATGATGTTAACCGAAGAAGGCTTTGAGAAAGCTGATATTCTCCTTCTCGAGAATCTTTCCGTGTTCAAAGAAGAAGTTGCGAATtgctcaaaattttccaaGATGCTATCTTTAGgtgttgatatttttgttaatgacTCCTTCTCCCAATCTCATAGAATTCTTGCATCCACAGTTGGGATTACTCGTTTTTGCAGTACCTGCCTAGCTGGCTTTAACTTTCAAGAAGGTTTATGCCAGTTAAAAAAAGCTGCACAAACCAAGAGGCAACCTTATGTTGCAATT ATTGGAGGAGGCAACCTCTTAAACAAATTGGCTGCCTTGCACGTTTTAGCTTCAACATGCTCTGTGTTGGTCTTTGTTGGAATGATGTCATTTCAGATCATGCAAGCCTTGGGGCTGTCTGTTTCTTACAGATTGATGAATCATGGTGTATGTAAGGAAGCTGCAGAACTAATCCAGTTTTCACTTGATAAAAGGGTACGAATTGTATACCCCAAGGACTTCTGGTGTGCGAACGTTGACACttcaaagaaaatggaaatatttgcTTCCCATGATATTCCAGATG GTTGGCTACCAGTTGATCTTGGTCCTACATCACTGGACGAAATAAATGCCCTGCTTATGAATAGCAAG AAAATTATATGGATTGGACCTGTGAAATTCAGTGATTCAAGCCAAAGTGCCCGTGGAGCTTCTAGATTAGCAAGAAAGCTATATGATCTATCCCAAAGGGATTGTGATATAACTGTTGTTGGAACCACTGCATGCAAAGCAATTATGCAGGAATCGAGTACCCTATGTGCTTATAATGTTTTTGAGAATGCTTCAGTTGTATGGGATTTCTTTAAAGGGAAACAACTTCCAGGGGTTTTGGCCTTGGATAGA GCATACCCATATGAGATTAACTGGGATGCAGTGTTTTGTGATACAACTCTGCCTTTAGTGGTTGACATTGGAAGTG GTAATGGGATGTTTCTTCTGGAAATGGCTAGGAGGAGGAAGGATCACAATTTTCTTGGTTTAGAGATTAATGAAAAG CTTGTGAAACGTTGTCTACATTCTGTTCATCAATTGGAGATGAAGAATGG GCATTTTATTGCGACGAATGCAACGTCAACGTTTCGTTCTATTGTGTGTAATTATCCAGGGGAGTTGGTGCTTGTCTCTATACAG TGTCCCAACCCCGATTTCAATAAACCGGAGCACAGATGGAGAATGTTGCAAAGGTCATTAGTGGAGGCAGTGGCAGACTTGCTTGCGTCTAATGGCAAG GTCTTTCTTCAATCTGATGTTGAAGCTGTTGCTTTAAGAATGAGGGAAGCTTTCTTACTATATGGAAAAGGGAAACTAGGTGTTTTGCAAGAACAAGTTGGGGAAGAATGGCTAAGTGAGAACCCGTTTGGAGTCAGATCGGATTGGGAACGACACGTATTAGATCGTGGGGATCCTATGTTTAGGTTAATGCTCTCGAAATCAACGACCAAATCGTTCAACTGA
- the LOC101219631 gene encoding phosphoglycerate kinase, cytosolic isoform X2, whose product MVRFDSTLLLLEEMDLKTNSMKNAVFTIKYLHKSGAKVILASNWNTNSAARYLDIKSVVDYLSSVLQLKVCPVKCSSYSMMLTEEGFEKADILLLENLSVFKEEVANCSKFSKMLSLGVDIFVNDSFSQSHRILASTVGITRFCSTCLAGFNFQEGLCQLKKAAQTKRQPYVAIIGGGNLLNKLAALHVLASTCSVLVFVGMMSFQIMQALGLSVSYRLMNHGVCKEAAELIQFSLDKRVRIVYPKDFWCANVDTSKKMEIFASHDIPDGWLPVDLGPTSLDEINALLMNSKKIIWIGPVKFSDSSQSARGASRLARKLYDLSQRDCDITVVGTTACKAIMQESSTLCAYNVFENASVVWDFFKGKQLPGVLALDRAYPYEINWDAVFCDTTLPLVVDIGSGNGMFLLEMARRRKDHNFLGLEINEKLVKRCLHSVHQLEMKNGHFIATNATSTFRSIVCNYPGELVLVSIQCPNPDFNKPEHRWRMLQRSLVEAVADLLASNGKVFLQSDVEAVALRMREAFLLYGKGKLGVLQEQVGEEWLSENPFGVRSDWERHVLDRGDPMFRLMLSKSTTKSFN is encoded by the exons ATGGTCAGATTTGATTCAACATTACTGCTACTGGAAGAAATGGACCTAAAGACTAACTCGATGAAGAATGCAGTGTTCACCATTAAATACTTGCACAAATCTGGAGCAAAAGTAATACTTGCTAGCAACTGGAATACAAACTCTGCTGCAAGATATCTGGATATAAAGTCTGTCGTGG ATTATTTGTCCTCTGTTCTTCAACTCAAAGTTTGCCCGGTAAAGTGCAGTTCGTATAGTATGATGTTAACCGAAGAAGGCTTTGAGAAAGCTGATATTCTCCTTCTCGAGAATCTTTCCGTGTTCAAAGAAGAAGTTGCGAATtgctcaaaattttccaaGATGCTATCTTTAGgtgttgatatttttgttaatgacTCCTTCTCCCAATCTCATAGAATTCTTGCATCCACAGTTGGGATTACTCGTTTTTGCAGTACCTGCCTAGCTGGCTTTAACTTTCAAGAAGGTTTATGCCAGTTAAAAAAAGCTGCACAAACCAAGAGGCAACCTTATGTTGCAATT ATTGGAGGAGGCAACCTCTTAAACAAATTGGCTGCCTTGCACGTTTTAGCTTCAACATGCTCTGTGTTGGTCTTTGTTGGAATGATGTCATTTCAGATCATGCAAGCCTTGGGGCTGTCTGTTTCTTACAGATTGATGAATCATGGTGTATGTAAGGAAGCTGCAGAACTAATCCAGTTTTCACTTGATAAAAGGGTACGAATTGTATACCCCAAGGACTTCTGGTGTGCGAACGTTGACACttcaaagaaaatggaaatatttgcTTCCCATGATATTCCAGATG GTTGGCTACCAGTTGATCTTGGTCCTACATCACTGGACGAAATAAATGCCCTGCTTATGAATAGCAAG AAAATTATATGGATTGGACCTGTGAAATTCAGTGATTCAAGCCAAAGTGCCCGTGGAGCTTCTAGATTAGCAAGAAAGCTATATGATCTATCCCAAAGGGATTGTGATATAACTGTTGTTGGAACCACTGCATGCAAAGCAATTATGCAGGAATCGAGTACCCTATGTGCTTATAATGTTTTTGAGAATGCTTCAGTTGTATGGGATTTCTTTAAAGGGAAACAACTTCCAGGGGTTTTGGCCTTGGATAGA GCATACCCATATGAGATTAACTGGGATGCAGTGTTTTGTGATACAACTCTGCCTTTAGTGGTTGACATTGGAAGTG GTAATGGGATGTTTCTTCTGGAAATGGCTAGGAGGAGGAAGGATCACAATTTTCTTGGTTTAGAGATTAATGAAAAG CTTGTGAAACGTTGTCTACATTCTGTTCATCAATTGGAGATGAAGAATGG GCATTTTATTGCGACGAATGCAACGTCAACGTTTCGTTCTATTGTGTGTAATTATCCAGGGGAGTTGGTGCTTGTCTCTATACAG TGTCCCAACCCCGATTTCAATAAACCGGAGCACAGATGGAGAATGTTGCAAAGGTCATTAGTGGAGGCAGTGGCAGACTTGCTTGCGTCTAATGGCAAG GTCTTTCTTCAATCTGATGTTGAAGCTGTTGCTTTAAGAATGAGGGAAGCTTTCTTACTATATGGAAAAGGGAAACTAGGTGTTTTGCAAGAACAAGTTGGGGAAGAATGGCTAAGTGAGAACCCGTTTGGAGTCAGATCGGATTGGGAACGACACGTATTAGATCGTGGGGATCCTATGTTTAGGTTAATGCTCTCGAAATCAACGACCAAATCGTTCAACTGA
- the LOC101219874 gene encoding transcription initiation factor TFIID subunit 8, protein MRDGVGNNMKSKEQQSSDSRKCRGNEFVQEVSKIAVAQMCNSVGFQSFKESALDTLADIAIKYLHHLGKIATFYANLAGRIECNVFDIIRGLEELEQSQGFLGAWQSDHCLANSGSVKNIVCYVNSVQEIPFAHPLPCFSVIRKRESIPTFVQIGETPPSKHIPSWLPAFPDAHTYSHSALWRRKPKELRAEKIELAKQRRKAEKSLLGLQQRLVSCGSERSGNGEIEFSGGESNSLLGTCFQEIEDGIGLPYENTSGKDGISHLSVPEVFAPAIEAIKGGGCPNSQDEKAKILPRVRPLVHFKLETCKTFLGGSMNLSAKMRGIRESVFWVRRDDERDRKHKNERDEKKRRVEYILRHSIEKPEELNQS, encoded by the coding sequence ATGAGGGATGGAGTTGGTAATAACATGAAGTCGAAAGAACAACAAAGCTCTGATTCGAGGAAATGCAGAGGCAACGAGTTTGTCCAAGAGGTGTCCAAAATTGCGGTGGCGCAAATGTGTAATAGTGTAGGGTTTCAAAGTTTTAAGGAGTCTGCTCTAGACACACTGGCTGACATTGCCATTAAATACCTTCATCACTTAGGGAAGATTGCAACATTTTATGCTAATTTAGCTGGTAGAATTGAGTGCAATGTCTTTGATATAATCAGAGGGCTGGAAGAGTTGGAACAATCACAAGGGTTTTTGGGTGCTTGGCAATCAGATCATTGTCTTGCCAATTCGGGGTCAGTGAAAAACATTGTTTGCTATGTGAATTCAGTTCAAGAGATCCCTTTCGCTCATCCACTACCATGTTTCTCTGTGATCAGAAAAAGGGAGTCAATTCCTACCTTTGTTCAGATTGGTGAAACCCCACCTAGCAAACATATTCCCAGTTGGTTGCCAGCATTTCCTGATGCTCATACGTACAGTCATTCAGCTTTATGGAGGAGGAAGCCGAAAGAGCTGCGTGCTGAAAAGATAGAACTTGCAAAGCAACGGAGGAAGGCGGAGAAATCTTTGTTGGGTTTGCAACAGAGATTGGTTTCCTGCGGTTCAGAAAGAAGTGGCAATGGCGAGATCGAGTTTTCAGGAGGTGAAAGTAATTCATTACTTGGGACTTGTTTTCAAGAGATAGAAGATGGAATTGGATTGCCTTATGAAAACACAAGTGGCAAGGATGGGATAAGCCATTTGTCTGTGCCAGAGGTGTTCGCCCCTGCCATTGAGGCGATTAAAGGCGGTGGCTGTCCGAATAGTCAAGACGAGAAGGCAAAGATTCTTCCTCGTGTGAGGCCTCTTGTTCATTTCAAGTTAGAAACTTGCAAAACATTTCTTGGAGGATCTATGAATTTGAGTGCTAAAATGAGAGGAATTAGGGAATCCGTGTTTTGGGTCAGACGAGACGACGAAAGAGATCGAAAGCATAAGAAcgaaagagatgaaaagaagAGGAGAGTTGAATACATTCTCAGACATTCTATAGAGAAGCCAGAAGAACTCAATCAATCATAA